A single region of the bacterium genome encodes:
- a CDS encoding phosphatase PAP2 family protein, whose product MEFEIVNFFNQLAAGWIDPATIFVSSNTLLGILGIIITGYFLIWDKKNGKQIAVAAVIAVGLHFLTSEIFFKYILPEFGLFRLRPYLAHPGELIPLGKLNTSSSFPSSHMAYILSLSTVYVYYYRKFLLPAAAFALFMAFARIHNGMHYPSDVLAGAVLGVLYGIMAIKISKKYAKKDI is encoded by the coding sequence ATGGAATTTGAAATCGTAAATTTTTTTAATCAACTTGCCGCGGGGTGGATTGATCCGGCCACGATTTTTGTCAGCTCGAATACTTTGCTCGGAATTTTGGGAATTATTATTACCGGATATTTTTTAATTTGGGATAAAAAAAACGGCAAGCAAATTGCCGTAGCCGCCGTGATTGCGGTGGGCTTGCATTTTTTGACGAGCGAGATATTTTTTAAATATATTTTGCCAGAATTCGGTTTGTTCAGATTGCGGCCGTATTTAGCGCATCCGGGAGAGTTAATTCCTTTGGGAAAATTAAATACCAGTTCTTCTTTTCCTTCCAGTCATATGGCATATATTTTGTCTTTGTCGACAGTATACGTCTATTACTATCGGAAATTTTTATTGCCAGCTGCGGCTTTCGCGCTATTTATGGCCTTTGCCAGGATCCATAACGGCATGCATTATCCGAGCGATGTTTTGGCAGGAGCAGTGCTGGGAGTGCTGTACGGAATAATGGCGATTAAAATTAGCAAAAAATATGCTAAAAAAGACATTTAA